A single window of Salvia splendens isolate huo1 chromosome 8, SspV2, whole genome shotgun sequence DNA harbors:
- the LOC121744114 gene encoding transcription factor bHLH162-like — protein MDQNPISSRIVIDRKTIEKNRRNEMKALYTTLNSLIPPQSKPRDMVSLPDQLQGAANYIKMQEAKLEKMKQKKNCLVWSKGGPNNLPNIDVRVMGSDLQVVLVTGLNSHFMFTQIIRLLHELGAQVVDASFSVHNDAVFHTIHSQIGDQFEQNHAAARISERLQKFAYDCI, from the exons atggatcaaaaccctatttCTTCAAGGATAGTCATAGACAGAAAAACTATAGAGAAAAACCGGAGAAATGAGATGAAGGCCCTCTACACCACGCTCAACTCTCTAATCCCTCCTCAATCTAAACCTAGG GATATGGTTTCGCTGCCGGATCAGCTACAAGGAGCGGCGAACTACATAAAGATGCAAGAGGCCAAATTGGAGAAGATGAAACAGAAGAAAAATTGCCTTGTTTGGAGCAAAGGAGGGCCTAACAATTTACCAAACATCGATGTTCGAGTAATGGGTTCAGACCTACAAGTGGTGCTCGTAACTGGACTCAATTCTCATTTCATGTTCACCCAGATCATACGGCTGCTGCATGAACTAGGAGCTCAAGTTGTCGATGCTAGTTTTTCTGTACACAACGACGCCGTTTTCCACACTATTCATTCCCAG ATTGGAGATCAGTTTGAACAGAATCATGCAGCCGCGAGGATTTCGGAGAGATTGCAGAAATTTGCCTATGATtgtatttaa